The region GCCCGGTGGGATTGGGCGTGATCGCCGGCCACGGGAATGACGAGATGCTGCTCGATCTGGCGGTCGCGCTCGCCGGATAGTCCGTTTTTCGCCTGCGCCGCGCGTTAACCACGCGACGAAATAGTGATTGGGGCTTGGTGGATTGCGGTGATAGCTTCTCGCTTAATGAAAGCTTAACGGGCTTTCCCACGGAGCGGCGTAAATTGGAACGACGGGCCTTTCTTTCGGCACTTGGTGCCGGTGCGGTCGCCTCACTGGCGGGAATGTCATCCTGGGCGACGGTGGCGGCCGCCGGAGTTGAAGATGTCTCCAAGCCCGGAAGCGGCTTTCCGGCGCTGTTCGGCACACGGGAATATTTCATCGGCAGCACGGTCAAGAAGCTGCCGCGCGCGCGTGCGGCGATAAAGCCGCTCGAGGCCGAGATCGCCTCGAATTTCGCGCAGAATGTGGTCAAGACCGTGCCGGTATCCGCCGTCGGCGGCGGCACGACGGACGCGATATTCCAGGCCGCCGGCGCGTTCAGCCCCCACGAACGCATGCGCATGGTCAACGATTTCGCCAACCGGATGCCGTATATCGAGGATATCGACAATTACGGGCTGCGCGATTTCTGGGCCGACACGGCGACCTTCTTCAAGAATGGCGGCGACTGCGAAGACTTCGCGATGGCCAAGTTCAAGCTGTTGGAGAAAGTGGGCTTCCACCCGGCGCGGATGCGGATCGTGCTGGTCCTCGATCAGAACCGCAATCGCCAGCATGCGGTGCTGGTGGTCA is a window of Alphaproteobacteria bacterium DNA encoding:
- a CDS encoding transglutaminase-like cysteine peptidase — its product is MERRAFLSALGAGAVASLAGMSSWATVAAAGVEDVSKPGSGFPALFGTREYFIGSTVKKLPRARAAIKPLEAEIASNFAQNVVKTVPVSAVGGGTTDAIFQAAGAFSPHERMRMVNDFANRMPYIEDIDNYGLRDFWADTATFFKNGGDCEDFAMAKFKLLEKVGFHPARMRIVLVLDQNRNRQHAVLVVNTGGEAWMLDSLIRDVVPHHKADHYRPTVSLSGPRLYLHIAPKA